Proteins encoded in a region of the Massilia sp. UMI-21 genome:
- a CDS encoding biotin--[acetyl-CoA-carboxylase] ligase: protein MNGARIASLSRAGIQVEVVPETGSTNADLLARAPQLADPVLLVAERQTAGRGRAGRSWLSSSAGAGNFALTFSLAWKFDGGPHKLTGLPLAVGVALADALGQLGVQVQLKWPNDVLKDGAKLAGILVETQSATGGGTWAVIGIGLNLVMPDEVEATLGRSAAGAPWLARMDRDVLMAALLDALADALRLFARAGFGAFSARWNLRHAWQGRSVVILDHGRVLQEGLAAGVDDTGRLLLDTAEGRLPVLAGDVSLRVKE, encoded by the coding sequence ATGAACGGCGCCCGGATCGCTTCGCTGTCCCGCGCGGGGATACAGGTCGAGGTCGTGCCGGAGACCGGCTCGACCAACGCCGACCTGCTGGCGCGCGCGCCACAACTGGCCGACCCCGTGCTGCTGGTCGCCGAGCGCCAGACCGCCGGGCGTGGCCGCGCCGGGCGCAGCTGGCTGTCCTCCAGCGCGGGGGCGGGAAACTTCGCGCTGACCTTCTCGCTGGCCTGGAAGTTCGACGGCGGCCCGCACAAGCTCACCGGACTACCACTCGCGGTCGGCGTGGCGCTGGCCGACGCCCTGGGCCAGCTGGGCGTGCAGGTCCAGCTCAAGTGGCCGAACGACGTGCTCAAGGACGGCGCCAAGCTGGCCGGGATCCTGGTCGAGACCCAGTCCGCCACGGGTGGCGGCACCTGGGCCGTGATCGGCATCGGCCTGAACCTGGTCATGCCCGACGAAGTCGAGGCGACCCTCGGCCGCAGCGCCGCCGGCGCGCCCTGGCTGGCGCGCATGGACCGCGACGTCCTGATGGCGGCCCTGCTCGACGCCCTCGCCGACGCGCTGCGCCTGTTCGCGCGCGCGGGTTTCGGCGCCTTCAGCGCGCGCTGGAACCTGCGCCATGCCTGGCAGGGGCGCAGCGTCGTCATCCTCGACCACGGCCGGGTGCTGCAGGAAGGCCTGGCCGCCGGCGTCGACGACACGGGCCGGCTGCTGCTCGACACGGCCGAGGGTCGCTTGCCGGTGCTGGCCGGCGACGTCTCATTGCGTGTGAAGGAGTGA
- a CDS encoding response regulator, whose translation MANILVVDDEMGIRELLSEILGDEGHAITLAENAQQAREARAGGAPDLVLLDIWMPDTDGVTLLKEWQRDGLLTMPVIMMSGHATIDTAVEATRIGALNFLEKPIALQKLLKAVQQGLTRAQEVARAPLVPPRPLAAAAALPVADAGVGLPPAAVPMYAPAAPQAANGSRLVHAISQGEGTGYTLSFDLPLREARDAFERMYFEHHLGREGGSMTRVAEKTGLERTHLYRKLKQLGVEPGKLAKKGV comes from the coding sequence ATGGCGAACATACTCGTAGTTGATGATGAAATGGGCATCCGTGAATTGCTCTCGGAAATCCTGGGCGATGAAGGCCATGCCATCACGCTGGCGGAGAACGCACAGCAGGCACGCGAGGCACGCGCAGGCGGCGCGCCCGACCTGGTGCTGCTCGACATCTGGATGCCGGATACCGACGGCGTGACCCTGCTCAAGGAGTGGCAGCGCGACGGCCTGCTCACCATGCCGGTCATCATGATGTCCGGCCATGCCACCATCGACACCGCCGTCGAGGCGACCCGCATCGGCGCCTTGAATTTCCTCGAGAAGCCGATCGCCCTGCAGAAATTGCTCAAGGCCGTGCAGCAGGGCCTGACCCGCGCACAGGAAGTGGCGCGCGCCCCCCTGGTGCCGCCGCGTCCGCTCGCTGCCGCCGCTGCACTTCCCGTGGCCGACGCCGGCGTCGGCCTGCCCCCCGCGGCCGTCCCCATGTATGCGCCCGCCGCGCCACAGGCGGCCAACGGATCGCGCCTGGTGCATGCGATTTCGCAAGGCGAGGGCACCGGCTACACCCTGTCCTTCGACTTGCCGCTGCGTGAAGCGCGCGACGCCTTCGAGCGCATGTACTTCGAACACCACCTGGGCCGCGAAGGCGGCAGCATGACGCGGGTGGCCGAGAAGACCGGCCTGGAACGCACCCATCTGTACCGCAAGCTCAAGCAACTCGGCGTCGAACCCGGCAAACTGGCCAAGAAAGGCGTCTGA
- a CDS encoding thiol:disulfide interchange protein DsbA/DsbL, with translation MNPLRRLLCCSALLALSGMAAAAPASGTPDRPREGAEYQALPEAQPTDSGRKVEVLEFFAYYCPHCYAFEPQLAEWVRKQGDNIVFRRVHVPRGAAVAAQQRLFFTLESLGLLDQYHGKVFDAMHVERLPLAQDEQVFDWASRAGIDRARFIDTYRSFGVQAKLRRAQAMMEAYRITHWPMIAIDGRFLTSPGMVSEAGTPGEAALAGTLQVMDKLVARAKADRK, from the coding sequence ATGAATCCGCTTCGCCGCCTGCTGTGCTGCTCCGCCCTGCTCGCCCTGTCCGGCATGGCAGCAGCCGCCCCTGCCTCCGGCACGCCGGACCGGCCCAGGGAAGGCGCCGAGTACCAGGCCTTGCCCGAAGCGCAGCCGACCGACAGCGGCCGCAAGGTCGAGGTGCTGGAATTCTTCGCCTATTACTGCCCGCACTGCTACGCGTTCGAGCCGCAGCTGGCCGAGTGGGTCAGGAAGCAGGGCGACAACATCGTGTTCCGCCGCGTGCACGTGCCGCGCGGCGCGGCCGTCGCGGCGCAGCAGCGCCTGTTCTTCACGCTCGAGTCGCTCGGCCTGCTCGACCAGTACCACGGCAAGGTCTTCGATGCGATGCACGTCGAGCGCCTGCCGCTGGCCCAGGACGAACAGGTGTTCGACTGGGCCAGCCGCGCCGGCATCGACCGCGCGCGCTTCATCGACACCTACCGCTCGTTCGGCGTGCAGGCCAAGCTGCGCCGCGCACAGGCCATGATGGAAGCCTACCGCATCACCCACTGGCCCATGATCGCCATCGACGGCCGCTTCCTGACCTCGCCGGGCATGGTGTCGGAAGCCGGCACGCCGGGAGAGGCCGCGCTTGCCGGAACCCTGCAGGTGATGGACAAGCTGGTCGCACGGGCGAAAGCAGACAGGAAATGA
- a CDS encoding GTPase: protein MRERVATTLVTGAAASVREAAIAALLETPCSPDGFSAVILEGLAPGSSSIPDASSVRLVRLAPGCMCCSGNLVLRVTLNRLLRQGPERLFIGVANSEHLDQLRSWLQEAPYDQLLALNPTVRA from the coding sequence TTGCGCGAACGCGTCGCGACCACCCTGGTTACCGGCGCGGCGGCGTCCGTACGCGAGGCGGCGATTGCCGCGCTGCTCGAGACGCCGTGTTCTCCTGACGGTTTCAGCGCCGTCATCCTCGAAGGGCTCGCCCCAGGCAGCAGCTCCATCCCCGATGCCTCTTCCGTAAGACTTGTCCGACTCGCGCCCGGGTGTATGTGCTGCTCCGGGAATCTGGTTTTGCGTGTAACATTAAATCGACTGTTACGCCAAGGCCCGGAACGCCTGTTCATCGGTGTGGCGAACAGTGAGCACCTTGATCAGTTGCGATCGTGGCTGCAAGAAGCGCCATACGATCAGCTGTTGGCACTGAATCCGACCGTACGCGCCTGA
- a CDS encoding DUF3567 domain-containing protein, protein MNMIYNSEQYSVVEFGVDRDLEALRFGGYEIVDKAGRREAFIGGKLAQSFRRDVNNLIASEPTMDEIDDFLGSYDTLMSQPVVLH, encoded by the coding sequence ATGAACATGATCTATAACAGCGAACAGTACAGCGTCGTGGAGTTTGGCGTTGATCGCGACCTCGAAGCCCTGCGCTTCGGCGGATACGAGATCGTCGACAAGGCCGGCCGGCGCGAAGCGTTCATCGGCGGCAAACTGGCTCAGTCTTTCCGTCGCGATGTGAACAATCTCATCGCGAGCGAGCCGACCATGGATGAAATCGACGACTTCCTGGGTTCCTACGATACCCTGATGAGCCAGCCAGTCGTGCTGCACTGA
- a CDS encoding arginine--tRNA ligase, producing MLVQQKQHIVALFQAALAPIVAGTDLTPNVVLERPRDPSHGDIACNIAMQLAKPLKTNPRELATRLVAALLAEPGAAGLVESADVAGPGFINLRVAPQAKQSVVRIVLEQGQAFGRGASGQGHHAIIEFVSANPTGPLHVGHGRQAALGDALSSLFEAQGHEVTREFYYNDAGVQIATLAASVQARARGFRPGDLEWPESAYNGDYIQDIADDFMAKKTVSASDGAPATASGDTNDIESIRRFAVTYLRNEQDQDLQAFGVKFDNYYLESSLYADGKVDAAVQALVDAGVTYESEGALWLKTTDYGDDKDRVMRKSDGTYTYFVPDVAYHIQKFRRGFDQAINVQGSDHHGTIARVRAGLQAVNIGIPRAYPDYVLHKMVTVMKNGEEVKISKRAGSYVTVRDLIEWSGNGDVTRGRDAVRFFLISRKADTEFVFDVDVALKTSDENPVYYVQYAHARICSALANWGGDESQLARADLSLLTEPHEASLLAKLSAFPEMLERAKLELSPHHVAFYLRELAGELHSYYFAHKWLLDDNEPLRLARLALALATRQVLRNGLALIGVSAPAKMERAPTDTPTEDQA from the coding sequence ATGCTCGTCCAACAAAAACAACACATCGTTGCCCTGTTCCAGGCCGCCCTCGCGCCGATCGTCGCCGGCACCGATCTCACGCCAAACGTCGTATTGGAGCGCCCGCGCGACCCGAGCCACGGTGACATCGCCTGCAACATCGCGATGCAACTGGCCAAGCCGCTCAAGACCAACCCGCGCGAACTGGCCACCCGCCTGGTCGCCGCCCTGCTCGCCGAGCCGGGCGCCGCCGGCCTGGTCGAGTCGGCCGACGTGGCCGGTCCCGGCTTCATCAACCTGCGCGTGGCCCCCCAGGCCAAGCAGTCGGTGGTCAGGATCGTGCTCGAGCAGGGCCAGGCCTTCGGCCGCGGCGCTTCCGGCCAGGGCCACCACGCGATCATCGAATTCGTGTCGGCCAACCCGACCGGCCCGCTGCACGTCGGCCACGGCCGCCAGGCCGCGCTGGGCGACGCCCTCTCCTCCCTGTTCGAAGCGCAGGGCCACGAGGTGACCCGCGAGTTCTACTACAACGACGCCGGCGTGCAGATCGCCACCCTGGCCGCCTCGGTGCAGGCGCGCGCGCGCGGCTTCCGTCCGGGCGACCTCGAGTGGCCGGAATCGGCCTACAACGGCGACTACATCCAGGACATCGCCGACGACTTCATGGCGAAGAAGACCGTGTCGGCCAGCGACGGCGCGCCAGCCACCGCCAGCGGCGATACCAACGACATCGAATCGATCCGCCGCTTCGCCGTGACCTACCTGCGCAACGAGCAGGACCAGGACCTGCAGGCCTTCGGCGTCAAGTTCGACAACTACTACCTCGAGTCCTCGCTGTATGCCGACGGCAAGGTGGACGCGGCCGTGCAGGCGCTGGTCGATGCCGGCGTCACCTACGAGAGCGAAGGCGCGCTGTGGCTCAAGACCACCGACTACGGCGACGACAAGGACCGCGTGATGCGCAAGTCCGACGGCACGTACACCTATTTCGTGCCGGACGTGGCCTACCACATCCAGAAATTCCGCCGCGGCTTCGACCAGGCCATCAACGTGCAGGGCAGCGACCACCACGGCACCATCGCGCGCGTGCGCGCCGGGCTGCAGGCGGTGAACATCGGCATCCCGCGCGCTTATCCCGACTACGTGCTGCACAAGATGGTCACCGTGATGAAGAACGGCGAAGAGGTCAAGATCTCCAAGCGCGCCGGCTCCTACGTCACCGTGCGCGACCTGATCGAATGGTCGGGCAACGGCGACGTCACCCGCGGCCGCGACGCGGTGCGCTTCTTCCTCATCTCGCGCAAAGCCGACACCGAATTCGTGTTCGACGTCGACGTCGCGCTCAAGACCTCGGACGAGAACCCGGTCTACTACGTGCAGTACGCCCACGCCCGCATCTGCTCGGCGCTGGCCAACTGGGGCGGCGACGAATCGCAGCTGGCGCGGGCCGACCTGTCGCTGCTCACGGAGCCGCACGAAGCGAGCCTGCTGGCCAAGCTGTCCGCCTTCCCGGAGATGCTGGAACGCGCGAAACTCGAGCTGAGCCCCCACCACGTCGCCTTCTACCTGCGCGAGCTGGCCGGCGAGCTGCACAGCTACTATTTCGCCCACAAGTGGCTGCTCGACGACAACGAGCCCTTGAGGCTGGCGCGCCTGGCCCTGGCCCTGGCCACCCGCCAGGTGCTGCGCAACGGCCTGGCCCTGATCGGCGTGTCCGCCCCGGCCAAGATGGAACGCGCCCCGACCGATACCCCCACCGAAGACCAGGCCTGA
- a CDS encoding SDR family oxidoreductase: MPGRADRVFITGASSGIGAALAREYAARGACLGLLARRQSLLEELVAGLPHPERHRIYAVDVLERDALAAAAADFIAAHGGADIVIACAGISHGTLTERPADLAVFDAVFATNVNATVSTFAPFIATMKAQQGPRRLVGIGSVAGIRGMRGAGAYCASKAAVHGYCESLRLELRASGIKVVTIAPGYIDTPMTRNNRFPMPFLMPAERFAFRAANVIARGASYRVLPWQMGAVAKLLRLLPNPLFDLAFSRAPTKPRREQA; this comes from the coding sequence ATGCCGGGCCGCGCGGACCGGGTGTTCATCACCGGCGCATCGAGCGGCATCGGCGCGGCACTGGCGCGCGAATACGCGGCGCGCGGCGCCTGCCTGGGCCTGCTGGCGCGGCGCCAATCCCTGCTCGAAGAACTGGTCGCCGGCCTGCCCCACCCGGAACGCCACCGCATCTACGCGGTGGACGTGCTCGAGCGCGACGCGCTCGCCGCCGCCGCCGCCGACTTCATCGCCGCCCATGGCGGCGCCGACATCGTCATCGCCTGTGCCGGCATCTCGCACGGCACGCTCACCGAGCGCCCGGCCGACCTGGCGGTATTCGACGCCGTGTTCGCCACCAACGTGAATGCCACCGTGTCCACCTTCGCACCCTTCATCGCCACCATGAAAGCCCAGCAGGGCCCGCGCCGCCTGGTCGGCATCGGCAGCGTGGCGGGCATCCGCGGCATGCGCGGCGCCGGCGCCTACTGCGCGTCGAAAGCGGCCGTGCACGGCTACTGCGAATCGCTGCGCCTGGAGCTGCGTGCGTCCGGCATCAAGGTGGTGACCATCGCCCCCGGCTACATCGACACACCCATGACCCGCAACAACCGTTTTCCCATGCCTTTCCTGATGCCCGCCGAGCGTTTCGCCTTTCGTGCCGCCAATGTGATCGCGCGCGGCGCCAGCTACCGCGTGCTGCCCTGGCAGATGGGCGCCGTGGCCAAGCTGCTGCGCCTGCTGCCCAACCCCCTGTTCGACCTGGCGTTCTCGCGCGCGCCGACCAAGCCGCGCCGGGAGCAGGCATGA
- a CDS encoding HAMP domain-containing protein, which yields MNRALRYALVVGGAIVSILLFLLASVSDNSGFFDRYYIWLLGLNAGMAALLLILVIVALARLYSRYKAGKFGSRLVARLVLLFAGIGILPGLVIFMVSVMFVSHSIDSWFDVKIEAAIESGLNLGRAALDEAVAELGATGQTAATTLAGQDAVTVQGVLSGLVNDISGLQSAMLLTADGTVLASAAPERDASLDADRPSSDMLKSAALPGGYARPEGTINRQATGQNRQDSETGLDAATGLRLRVLLAVPETAGMEPRYLQLLQAVPVNLASNAVVLGSASEEYRSRSLQRTGLRKMYIETLTLTLLLAIFGAIGSAFLIAGNLAQPLLVLAEGTQAVAEGDLSPRPTVETNDELGTLTRSFNAMTGQLFEARSAVERNRTALQNAKAHLESVLANMSAGVLVLDAEGRVVNSNDAAYRILQVEPGALSGPLAGIPGLETFYNCITRAISAQSAQSAAGSGNAGGRKRAHWQQQIEIPRRGSGEEQDHDITLLARGSRLPVGTGSGFIVVFDDISDVISGQRSVAWGEVARRLAHEIKNPLTPIQLSAERLQMKLESSLPPLEAELLKKSTTTIVNQVDAMKRMVDDFRDYARTPPAVLEPLDLNGLIDEILQLYLAEDDSDIIHAALAPNLPQVMGDATQLRQVIHNLLQNAQDALVDRAPGMPAPRVDVTTEAIHYEGADGGAGTAVRLAITDNGPGFSPRILARAFEPYVTSKARGTGLGLPMVKKIIDEHGGRIDIGNHPDGCGASVFILLLKLAPEANLSEI from the coding sequence GTGAACCGGGCCTTGCGCTACGCGCTCGTGGTGGGCGGCGCGATCGTCTCGATCCTGCTGTTCCTGCTCGCCTCGGTCTCCGACAACTCGGGCTTCTTCGACCGCTACTATATCTGGCTGCTCGGCCTGAACGCCGGCATGGCGGCGCTGCTGCTGATCCTCGTGATCGTCGCGCTGGCGCGCCTGTATTCGCGCTACAAGGCCGGCAAGTTCGGCTCGCGCCTGGTGGCGCGCCTGGTGCTCCTGTTTGCCGGCATCGGCATCCTGCCGGGGCTGGTGATCTTCATGGTCTCGGTGATGTTCGTGTCGCATTCGATCGACAGCTGGTTCGACGTCAAGATCGAGGCCGCGATCGAGTCCGGCCTGAACCTGGGCCGCGCCGCGCTCGACGAAGCGGTGGCCGAACTGGGCGCGACCGGCCAGACCGCCGCCACCACGCTGGCCGGCCAGGACGCGGTGACGGTGCAGGGCGTGCTGAGCGGCCTGGTGAACGACATCAGCGGCCTGCAAAGCGCGATGCTGCTCACCGCGGACGGCACCGTGCTGGCGTCGGCGGCGCCGGAGCGCGACGCCAGCCTGGACGCCGACCGGCCCTCGTCCGACATGCTCAAGTCGGCCGCGCTGCCGGGCGGCTATGCGCGGCCGGAAGGAACGATCAACCGGCAGGCGACGGGCCAGAACCGCCAGGACAGCGAAACCGGCCTGGATGCGGCCACCGGCCTGCGCCTGCGGGTCCTGCTGGCGGTGCCGGAAACGGCGGGGATGGAGCCGCGCTACCTGCAGCTGCTGCAGGCGGTGCCGGTGAACCTGGCCTCGAACGCGGTGGTGCTGGGCAGCGCGTCCGAGGAATACCGTTCGCGCTCGCTGCAGCGCACCGGCCTGCGCAAGATGTACATCGAGACCCTCACCCTGACGCTGCTGCTGGCGATCTTCGGGGCGATCGGCAGCGCCTTCCTCATCGCCGGCAACCTGGCGCAGCCGCTGCTGGTGCTGGCCGAGGGCACCCAGGCGGTGGCCGAAGGCGACCTGTCGCCGCGTCCGACCGTCGAGACCAACGACGAACTGGGCACCCTGACGCGCTCGTTCAACGCCATGACCGGCCAGCTGTTCGAGGCGCGCAGCGCGGTCGAGCGCAACCGCACGGCGCTGCAGAACGCCAAGGCCCACCTGGAATCGGTGCTGGCCAATATGTCGGCGGGCGTGCTCGTGCTCGATGCCGAAGGGCGGGTGGTGAACTCGAACGACGCGGCCTACCGCATCCTGCAGGTGGAACCCGGCGCGCTCAGCGGACCGCTGGCGGGCATTCCCGGACTGGAAACCTTCTACAACTGCATCACGCGCGCGATTTCGGCGCAAAGCGCGCAGAGCGCCGCCGGCAGCGGCAACGCCGGCGGGCGCAAGCGCGCCCACTGGCAGCAGCAGATCGAGATCCCGCGCCGCGGCAGCGGCGAAGAGCAGGACCACGACATCACGCTGCTGGCGCGCGGCTCGCGCCTGCCGGTGGGCACCGGCAGCGGCTTCATCGTCGTGTTCGACGATATCTCCGACGTGATCTCGGGCCAGCGTTCGGTGGCCTGGGGCGAGGTGGCGCGCCGCCTGGCGCACGAGATCAAGAACCCGCTGACCCCGATCCAGCTGTCGGCCGAGCGCCTGCAGATGAAGCTCGAGTCGAGCCTGCCGCCGCTTGAAGCCGAACTGCTCAAGAAGAGCACCACGACCATCGTCAACCAGGTCGACGCCATGAAGCGCATGGTCGACGATTTCCGCGACTATGCGCGCACGCCGCCGGCGGTGCTGGAGCCGCTCGACCTGAACGGCCTGATCGACGAGATCCTGCAGCTTTACCTGGCCGAGGACGATTCCGATATCATCCACGCCGCGCTGGCCCCGAACCTACCGCAGGTGATGGGCGATGCCACCCAGTTGCGCCAGGTGATCCACAACCTGCTCCAGAACGCGCAGGATGCGCTGGTCGACCGCGCCCCGGGTATGCCGGCCCCGCGCGTCGACGTCACCACCGAGGCCATCCACTACGAAGGCGCGGACGGCGGCGCCGGCACCGCGGTGCGGCTGGCGATCACGGATAACGGCCCCGGCTTCTCGCCGCGCATCCTGGCGCGCGCCTTCGAACCCTACGTCACGTCGAAAGCGCGCGGCACCGGCCTGGGCCTGCCGATGGTAAAAAAGATCATCGATGAACACGGTGGCAGGATCGATATCGGGAATCATCCGGACGGATGTGGCGCGTCGGTATTCATTTTGCTGTTAAAGTTAGCCCCTGAGGCGAACTTGTCCGAAATATAA
- a CDS encoding SPOR domain-containing protein has translation MTALRSFSPLRQRGSTLTGIIVGLIIGLAIAVAVALVITKGQSPFTDRSNKMGRPADLAPSQANDPNKPLYGNRDAAREANRQIAERASRPAPAAPEAPAEAADPLGQAIAGMQAEPAQSAAPAAPAPASAPAPSATAAVPAGADGYIYYLQAGAFREMSDAENTRAKLALLGFEAAISDRSTDSGVLHRVRVGPYSGPEAMNRARAKLLDSGIDVAIVRNQR, from the coding sequence ATGACCGCTCTCCGCTCGTTTTCTCCGCTGCGCCAGCGCGGCAGCACCCTGACCGGCATCATCGTCGGCCTGATCATCGGCCTGGCGATTGCCGTGGCGGTCGCGCTCGTGATCACCAAGGGCCAGTCGCCGTTCACCGACCGGTCCAACAAGATGGGCCGCCCGGCCGACCTGGCGCCCAGCCAGGCCAACGACCCGAACAAGCCGCTGTACGGCAACCGTGACGCGGCGCGCGAAGCGAACCGCCAGATCGCCGAACGCGCCAGCCGTCCGGCGCCGGCCGCGCCGGAGGCGCCCGCCGAAGCGGCCGACCCGCTGGGCCAGGCCATTGCCGGCATGCAGGCGGAGCCGGCCCAGTCCGCCGCGCCGGCAGCGCCCGCACCCGCCTCCGCGCCCGCCCCTTCGGCGACCGCCGCGGTCCCGGCCGGCGCCGACGGCTATATCTACTACCTGCAGGCCGGCGCGTTCCGCGAGATGTCCGACGCCGAGAACACCCGCGCCAAGCTGGCCCTGCTCGGGTTCGAAGCCGCGATCAGCGACCGCAGCACCGACAGCGGCGTGCTGCATCGCGTACGCGTCGGCCCCTACAGCGGACCGGAAGCCATGAACAGGGCGCGCGCCAAGCTGCTCGACAGCGGCATCGACGTCGCCATCGTCCGCAACCAGCGCTGA
- a CDS encoding DUF4390 domain-containing protein — protein MTLRFFCLLACQLLLVFACAQARAADTIEILKAEIQSSEEGYRLNTAFAFDLNHELQDAVQHGIKLHFTTEIDMTRPRWWWRDEKAVFSKRTIGISYDMLTRQYIVTIGGSVPQAFNTLDDALSLIRRPARWLIAPKGALKQGEVYNVSVRMFMDRDYLSKPLQVNAINDSSWRLSSNRKNFTYRAE, from the coding sequence GTGACCTTACGATTTTTTTGCCTCCTCGCCTGCCAGCTGCTGCTGGTCTTCGCGTGCGCGCAGGCACGGGCGGCCGACACGATCGAGATCCTCAAGGCCGAAATCCAGTCCAGCGAGGAGGGCTATCGCCTGAATACGGCCTTCGCCTTCGACCTGAACCACGAACTGCAGGACGCGGTCCAGCACGGCATCAAGCTGCACTTCACCACCGAGATCGACATGACGCGCCCGCGCTGGTGGTGGCGCGACGAGAAGGCGGTATTCTCCAAGCGCACCATCGGCATCTCCTACGACATGCTCACGCGCCAGTACATCGTCACCATCGGCGGCAGCGTGCCGCAGGCCTTCAATACCCTCGACGATGCGCTGTCGCTGATCCGGCGGCCGGCGCGCTGGCTGATCGCGCCCAAGGGCGCCCTCAAGCAGGGCGAGGTCTACAACGTCTCGGTGCGCATGTTCATGGACCGCGACTACCTGTCCAAGCCCCTGCAGGTCAATGCCATCAACGATTCGAGCTGGCGCTTGAGCTCGAACCGGAAGAATTTCACCTACCGTGCTGAGTAG
- the rsmB gene encoding 16S rRNA (cytosine(967)-C(5))-methyltransferase RsmB, which translates to MRHSHEVKVAPQRDYRPDLKADSLALALLGAASAVARVRGGAALPQALAAVFAAYEVTPQARGAIQDIAYRTMRQLGRSETLLGLMTSKAPEPPMLGGLLCAALSLLDPPQGADAPYEAFTVVDQAVHAAASHPDFAHAKAMVNAVLRRFLREREALVAQALKQPLARWNYPQWWIDSTRAAYPLQWEAILAAGNAHPPLTLRVNRRRTDVATYLATLVDAGFEAEQVGPSAVRLAQAVNVSQIPGFHDGLVSVQDAGAQLAAPLLDLHDGMRVLDACAAPGGKSGHILETAEVDLTSVDADAQRLARVGDNLGRLGLRATTIAAEAQDSGWWDGRPFDRILADVPCTASGIVRRHPDIRWLRRKSDTLQLATLSSKILDNLWQMLLPNGKLLFVTCSLWPQESEAQAAAFAARHDAIRLDAPGQLLPASGAGQDHDGLFYALFQKKTAA; encoded by the coding sequence CTGCGCCACAGCCACGAAGTGAAGGTGGCGCCGCAGCGCGACTACCGCCCCGACCTGAAGGCCGATTCGCTGGCGCTCGCGCTGCTGGGCGCTGCCAGCGCCGTGGCGCGCGTGCGCGGCGGCGCCGCGCTGCCGCAGGCCCTGGCTGCCGTGTTCGCGGCCTATGAGGTGACCCCGCAGGCGCGCGGCGCGATCCAGGACATCGCCTACCGGACGATGCGCCAGCTGGGGCGCAGCGAGACCCTGCTGGGCCTGATGACGAGCAAGGCGCCGGAACCGCCGATGCTGGGCGGCCTGCTGTGCGCGGCGCTGAGCCTGCTCGACCCGCCGCAGGGAGCGGATGCGCCCTACGAAGCCTTCACCGTGGTCGACCAGGCCGTGCATGCGGCGGCCAGCCACCCGGATTTCGCCCATGCCAAGGCGATGGTCAATGCCGTGCTGCGCCGCTTCCTGCGCGAGCGCGAGGCGCTGGTGGCGCAGGCGCTGAAGCAGCCGCTGGCGCGCTGGAACTACCCGCAATGGTGGATCGACAGCACCCGCGCCGCCTATCCGTTGCAGTGGGAAGCCATCCTGGCGGCCGGCAACGCGCACCCGCCGCTGACGCTGCGCGTCAATCGCCGCCGCACCGACGTCGCGACCTACCTGGCGACCCTGGTCGACGCCGGTTTCGAGGCGGAGCAGGTGGGCCCGAGCGCGGTGCGCCTGGCCCAGGCCGTCAACGTGAGCCAGATTCCCGGTTTCCACGACGGCCTGGTGTCGGTGCAGGACGCCGGCGCCCAGCTGGCCGCGCCGCTGCTCGACCTGCATGATGGCATGCGCGTGCTGGACGCCTGCGCGGCGCCCGGCGGCAAGAGCGGCCACATCCTCGAGACGGCCGAGGTCGACCTGACCTCGGTCGACGCCGATGCCCAGCGCCTGGCGCGGGTCGGCGACAACCTGGGACGCCTGGGACTGCGGGCGACAACGATTGCGGCCGAGGCCCAGGACAGCGGCTGGTGGGACGGCCGGCCCTTCGACCGGATCCTGGCTGACGTGCCCTGCACGGCCTCCGGCATCGTGCGCCGCCATCCGGACATCCGCTGGCTGCGCCGCAAGTCGGACACGCTCCAACTTGCAACACTTTCCAGCAAAATACTCGACAATCTTTGGCAGATGCTGCTGCCCAATGGTAAATTGCTGTTCGTGACATGTTCGCTCTGGCCCCAGGAATCGGAGGCGCAGGCAGCCGCCTTCGCGGCGCGCCACGACGCCATCCGCCTCGACGCGCCGGGCCAGCTGCTGCCAGCCAGCGGTGCCGGGCAGGATCATGACGGCTTGTTCTATGCGCTGTTCCAGAAGAAGACAGCTGCGTGA